One genomic segment of Paraburkholderia caffeinilytica includes these proteins:
- a CDS encoding lysozyme inhibitor LprI family protein, with amino-acid sequence MKTALLALALACSSALADTVDPADVISRQSGLPASEVQGMLANCDANQTSLNFCAWRDRVVAEQKLQDVVDDKAGKSPGCKTRLENKIAAWKKRRDASCKKSAEAENGSGSIVPMEIAACQAAETDRMTKAIASIHRCD; translated from the coding sequence ATGAAGACCGCACTCCTGGCACTCGCACTTGCGTGCTCTTCCGCATTGGCTGACACCGTCGATCCCGCTGATGTCATCTCGCGGCAAAGCGGGCTGCCTGCGAGCGAAGTACAGGGCATGCTGGCGAACTGCGACGCAAACCAGACGAGCCTGAATTTTTGTGCATGGCGTGACCGGGTGGTTGCCGAACAGAAACTGCAGGACGTCGTCGACGATAAAGCCGGAAAATCGCCCGGCTGCAAAACTCGCCTGGAGAACAAAATCGCAGCGTGGAAGAAGCGACGCGATGCGAGTTGCAAGAAGTCCGCTGAGGCTGAAAACGGCAGCGGTTCGATCGTGCCGATGGAGATCGCCGCGTGCCAGGCAGCAGAAACCGACCGCATGACGAAGGCAATCGCATCGATTCACCGATGCGATTGA
- a CDS encoding lysozyme: protein MPNESMSLSSAGWADLRRREGAVMSYYNDVANNCTYGVGTLAHLGFCTPDELQRPVSVAQVNAQLATKVRLTEQIVRSNVRDHELTQEQFDALVSFAYNSGESGSRDTFAAANRGNDRLVASNMALCVYVHPRDAQGRRLPPRRVTGLVNRRREEAAPFAQGAR, encoded by the coding sequence ATGCCAAATGAATCAATGAGCTTAAGCTCTGCCGGCTGGGCGGATTTGCGCCGTCGCGAAGGTGCTGTGATGAGCTACTACAACGACGTAGCGAATAACTGCACCTACGGAGTCGGCACACTTGCCCATCTTGGATTCTGCACTCCGGACGAACTCCAACGCCCTGTGTCAGTCGCACAGGTCAATGCGCAACTTGCTACGAAGGTCCGACTCACCGAACAGATTGTTCGCAGCAACGTGAGAGATCACGAACTGACACAGGAGCAGTTCGACGCACTGGTGAGCTTCGCCTATAACTCAGGCGAAAGCGGATCGCGCGACACGTTTGCTGCCGCCAATCGGGGTAACGACAGGTTGGTCGCAAGCAACATGGCACTCTGCGTCTATGTGCATCCGCGCGACGCACAAGGTCGCCGTCTGCCACCGCGCCGTGTGACTGGGCTTGTCAATCGCCGCCGTGAAGAGGCTGCGCCATTCGCTCAGGGCGCGCGATGA
- a CDS encoding rubredoxin: MSEVIEVTEYKSWVCLICGWIYNEEEGLPEEGIAAGTRFAAIPDDWRCPLCDVGKAEFAVVEF; the protein is encoded by the coding sequence GTGAGCGAAGTAATTGAAGTGACTGAATATAAGAGCTGGGTCTGCCTGATTTGCGGCTGGATCTACAACGAGGAAGAAGGCCTTCCCGAAGAAGGTATCGCCGCGGGCACGCGCTTCGCCGCGATTCCGGACGACTGGCGCTGCCCGCTGTGCGATGTCGGCAAGGCGGAGTTTGCGGTGGTGGAATTCTGA
- a CDS encoding DUF4399 domain-containing protein: MFKNKWLAGTVLAGLLAVSGAAQAAGVSFVQPADGATVTNPVHVVFGVEGMAIAPAGTMTDGTGHHHLLIDGKSLPKGEVIPATDKSLHFGKGQTETDLTLPPGDHTLTLQFGDGAHRSYGPEMSKTITVHVK; this comes from the coding sequence ATGTTTAAAAACAAATGGTTGGCCGGCACGGTATTGGCCGGGTTGCTCGCCGTATCGGGCGCGGCGCAGGCCGCAGGCGTGTCTTTCGTGCAACCGGCGGACGGCGCAACCGTTACCAATCCGGTGCACGTGGTGTTCGGCGTGGAAGGAATGGCGATCGCGCCGGCCGGCACGATGACGGACGGCACAGGCCATCATCATCTGCTGATCGACGGCAAGTCGCTTCCCAAGGGCGAAGTGATTCCCGCCACCGACAAATCGCTCCACTTCGGCAAGGGGCAGACCGAAACCGATCTGACCCTGCCGCCGGGCGACCATACGCTGACGCTGCAATTCGGCGACGGCGCGCATCGCTCGTATGGCCCGGAGATGAGCAAGACCATCACGGTGCACGTGAAGTAA
- a CDS encoding ATP-binding cassette domain-containing protein has product MSLYTITGAQLAFGHVALLDHADFSLEAGERVGLIGRNGAGKSSLLKIVADLAKPDDGLVTRQQGLTSVYVPQEPEFDTDDTVFEAVAAGLTHARELLDQYDAVANQLADEPEGPAHDALMSRMNTLQSALDHSDAWNWSTRVATTLQQIGLNGEARVGSLSGGMQKRVALARALVVQPDVLLLDEPTNHLDFDGIRWLEELLVSLRAGLLFITHDRAFLDRVATRIVELDRGRLLSYPGNFSAYQTRKAQQLEIEQVEAAKFDKLLAQEEVWIRKGVEARRTRSVGRIARLVEMRKERAERRNVQGNVKLDVGQGEKSGKIVAELTDVTKRYGSRTVVDNFTATVMRGDKIGFVGPNGAGKTTLLKLILGELPPDGGTVRIGTNLQVAYFDQMRAQLDLEKSLADTISPGSEWVEVNGQKKHVMSYLGDFLFAPERARSPVKSLSGGERNRLLLARLFARPANVLVLDEPTNDLDIPTLELLEELLTEYDGTVLLVSHDRAFLDNVATSVIASEGGGKWREYVGGFTDWQIQRDRSQQMAQEAQKEVAKEVASKDSGASGAGRNTQRAAKLSFKDQRELDALPAKIAALEAEQKTIGAQLEDGSVFAKDAQEGTRLTERYAAIDEELLIALERWDELENKRK; this is encoded by the coding sequence ATGTCGCTTTACACCATTACCGGAGCCCAACTGGCGTTCGGTCACGTCGCGTTGCTCGATCACGCGGATTTCTCTCTCGAAGCGGGCGAGCGCGTTGGGCTGATCGGCCGCAACGGCGCGGGCAAGTCGTCGCTGCTGAAGATCGTCGCCGATCTGGCCAAGCCGGACGACGGCCTCGTCACGCGCCAACAGGGTCTGACTTCGGTCTATGTGCCGCAGGAGCCGGAGTTCGATACGGACGACACCGTGTTCGAAGCGGTCGCCGCCGGTCTGACCCATGCCCGCGAGCTGCTGGATCAATACGACGCGGTCGCCAATCAGCTTGCCGACGAGCCGGAAGGCCCGGCGCACGACGCGCTGATGTCGCGCATGAACACCCTGCAATCGGCGCTTGACCATTCGGACGCCTGGAACTGGAGCACGCGCGTGGCCACCACGCTGCAGCAGATCGGTCTGAATGGCGAGGCGCGGGTCGGTTCGCTGTCGGGCGGGATGCAAAAGCGCGTCGCGCTGGCGCGCGCGCTGGTTGTGCAGCCGGACGTGCTGCTGCTCGACGAACCGACCAACCACCTCGACTTCGACGGCATCCGTTGGCTCGAGGAACTGCTGGTCTCGTTGCGCGCGGGCCTGCTCTTCATCACCCACGACCGCGCGTTTCTCGACCGTGTCGCCACGCGCATCGTCGAACTGGATCGCGGGCGTCTGCTGTCGTACCCGGGCAATTTCAGCGCCTACCAGACCCGGAAGGCGCAGCAGCTCGAAATCGAGCAAGTGGAAGCAGCCAAGTTCGACAAGCTGCTCGCCCAGGAAGAAGTGTGGATCCGCAAGGGCGTGGAAGCGCGCCGCACGCGCAGCGTCGGCCGGATCGCGCGGCTGGTGGAGATGCGCAAGGAACGCGCCGAGCGGCGCAATGTGCAAGGCAACGTGAAACTCGATGTGGGCCAGGGCGAGAAGTCCGGCAAGATCGTCGCCGAACTGACCGACGTCACCAAGCGCTACGGTTCGCGCACGGTGGTCGACAACTTCACCGCCACGGTGATGCGCGGCGACAAGATCGGCTTCGTCGGTCCGAACGGTGCGGGCAAGACCACGCTGCTGAAATTGATTCTCGGCGAGCTGCCGCCGGACGGAGGCACGGTGCGCATCGGCACCAATCTGCAGGTCGCTTACTTCGATCAGATGCGCGCGCAGCTCGATCTGGAGAAGAGCCTTGCCGATACGATCAGCCCGGGCAGCGAGTGGGTCGAAGTCAACGGCCAGAAGAAGCACGTGATGAGCTATCTCGGCGACTTCCTGTTCGCGCCGGAACGCGCGCGCTCGCCGGTCAAGTCGCTGTCGGGCGGTGAGCGCAATCGCCTGCTGCTGGCGCGTCTGTTCGCGCGGCCGGCCAACGTGCTGGTGCTCGACGAACCGACCAACGACCTCGACATCCCGACGCTCGAACTGCTCGAAGAACTGCTCACCGAATACGACGGCACCGTGCTGCTGGTCAGCCACGATCGCGCGTTTCTCGATAACGTCGCGACCTCGGTGATCGCGTCGGAGGGCGGCGGCAAGTGGCGCGAGTACGTCGGCGGCTTTACCGACTGGCAGATTCAGCGCGACCGTTCGCAGCAGATGGCGCAGGAAGCGCAGAAAGAGGTGGCTAAGGAAGTGGCGTCGAAAGACAGCGGCGCAAGCGGCGCGGGCCGCAATACGCAGCGCGCCGCCAAACTGTCGTTCAAGGATCAGCGCGAACTCGACGCGTTGCCGGCGAAAATTGCCGCGCTCGAAGCGGAGCAGAAAACCATCGGCGCTCAGCTCGAAGACGGTTCGGTCTTCGCGAAAGACGCTCAGGAAGGCACGCGTCTGACCGAGCGCTACGCCGCGATCGACGAGGAATTGCTGATCGCGCTGGAACGCTGGGACGAGCTGGAAAACAAGCGCAAGTGA
- a CDS encoding DNA topoisomerase IV subunit B gives MSTKKPNAAYSEASIKVLKGLEPVKQRPGMYTRTENPLHIIQEVIDNASDEALGGHGRQITVTLHTDHSVSVEDDGRGIPFGLHPEEGVPVVEIVFTRLHAGGKFDKAAGGAYTFSGGLHGVGVSVTNALSTRLDVTVWRDGKIADLSFANGDVAKQLEVRPAAKGDKKSGTRVTAWANPKYFDSPNLPLGELQRLLRSKAVLLPGVEVTLINEKTGETQSWKYEDGLRGYLLEGMNGSDLLIPLFEGERYVENARASEETFAEGEGAAWVVAWSEEGTLMRESYVNLIPTPAGGTHESGLRDGLYQAVKSFVELHNLQPKGVKLLAEDVFARVSFVLSAKVLDPQFQGQIKERLNSRDAVKLVSSFSRPALELWLNQHVEHGKKLADLVIKQAQARTRAGQKVEKRKSSGVAVLPGKLTDCESTEIGRNELFLVEGDSAGGSAKMGRDKEYQAILPLRGKVLNTWETERDRLFANNEVHDISVAIGVDPHSPDDKVDLSNLRYGKICILSDADVDGSHIQVLLLTLFFKHFPQLIERGHVCVARPPLFRVDAPARGKKPAQKLYALDEGELEAILDKLTKDGVRESQWSISRFKGLGEMSAEQLWDTTMNPDTRRLTPVALGELDYDATVARMTMLMGKGEAASRRSWLEEKGNEVEADI, from the coding sequence ATGTCTACGAAAAAGCCAAACGCCGCGTATAGCGAAGCGTCGATCAAGGTGTTGAAGGGCCTGGAGCCGGTCAAGCAACGGCCCGGGATGTACACCCGCACCGAAAATCCGCTGCACATCATTCAGGAAGTGATCGACAACGCGTCGGACGAAGCCCTTGGCGGCCACGGCCGGCAAATCACGGTCACGCTCCACACTGACCATTCGGTCTCGGTCGAAGACGACGGCCGCGGCATTCCGTTCGGCCTGCACCCGGAAGAGGGCGTGCCGGTCGTCGAAATCGTTTTCACGCGCCTGCACGCGGGCGGCAAGTTCGACAAAGCCGCCGGCGGCGCCTACACGTTCTCGGGCGGCCTGCACGGCGTCGGCGTGTCGGTCACCAACGCGCTGTCCACCCGTCTCGACGTTACCGTGTGGCGCGACGGCAAAATCGCCGATCTGAGTTTCGCCAACGGCGACGTCGCCAAACAACTCGAAGTACGCCCCGCGGCCAAAGGCGACAAGAAGTCCGGCACGCGGGTCACCGCGTGGGCCAATCCGAAGTACTTCGATTCGCCGAACCTGCCGCTCGGCGAACTGCAACGTCTGCTGCGTTCGAAAGCGGTGCTGTTGCCGGGCGTCGAAGTCACGCTGATCAATGAAAAAACCGGCGAAACGCAAAGCTGGAAATACGAAGACGGTTTGCGCGGCTATCTGCTCGAAGGCATGAACGGCAGCGATCTGCTGATCCCGTTGTTCGAAGGCGAGCGCTATGTCGAAAACGCGCGCGCGAGCGAAGAGACGTTCGCTGAAGGCGAGGGTGCCGCGTGGGTCGTCGCGTGGAGCGAAGAAGGCACGCTCATGCGCGAGTCGTACGTCAATCTGATTCCGACGCCTGCGGGCGGCACGCACGAATCCGGTTTGCGTGACGGGCTGTACCAGGCAGTAAAGAGCTTCGTCGAGTTGCATAACCTGCAGCCGAAGGGCGTGAAGCTGCTGGCCGAAGACGTGTTCGCGCGCGTGTCGTTCGTGTTGTCGGCGAAGGTGCTCGATCCGCAATTTCAAGGGCAGATCAAGGAGCGCCTGAATAGCCGTGATGCGGTGAAACTGGTGTCGTCGTTCTCGCGGCCGGCTTTGGAGCTGTGGCTGAATCAGCACGTCGAGCACGGCAAGAAACTCGCGGACCTCGTCATCAAACAGGCTCAGGCGCGCACGCGCGCCGGCCAGAAGGTCGAGAAGCGCAAGAGCTCGGGCGTGGCCGTGCTGCCGGGCAAGCTGACCGATTGCGAATCGACGGAAATCGGCCGCAACGAACTGTTCCTCGTCGAGGGCGACTCGGCGGGCGGTTCGGCGAAAATGGGCCGCGACAAGGAATACCAGGCGATCCTGCCGCTGCGCGGCAAGGTGCTGAACACGTGGGAAACCGAGCGCGACCGCCTGTTCGCCAACAACGAAGTGCACGACATTTCAGTGGCGATCGGCGTCGATCCGCACAGTCCGGACGACAAGGTCGATCTGTCGAATTTGCGCTACGGCAAGATCTGCATCCTGTCGGACGCCGACGTCGACGGTTCGCACATTCAGGTGTTGCTGCTCACGCTGTTCTTCAAGCATTTCCCGCAACTGATCGAGCGCGGGCATGTGTGCGTGGCGCGTCCGCCGCTGTTCCGGGTCGATGCCCCCGCGCGCGGCAAGAAGCCGGCGCAAAAACTTTACGCACTCGACGAAGGCGAACTCGAAGCGATTCTGGACAAGCTGACCAAGGACGGCGTCCGCGAATCGCAATGGTCGATCAGCCGCTTCAAGGGCCTCGGCGAAATGAGTGCGGAGCAACTGTGGGACACCACGATGAACCCCGACACGCGGCGGCTCACGCCGGTGGCGCTCGGCGAACTCGACTATGACGCCACGGTGGCGCGCATGACGATGCTGATGGGCAAGGGCGAAGCGGCGTCGCGCCGCAGCTGGCTGGAAGAAAAGGGCAACGAAGTAGAAGCGGATATCTGA
- the parC gene encoding DNA topoisomerase IV subunit A, which yields MDDDNTLDLFTEPPPPEGDFLTLGNYAEGAYLQYAVSVVKGRALPDVCDGQKPVQRRILYAMNELGLSDNAKPVKSARVVGDVIGKYHPHGDQSAYDALVRLAQNFAMRYPLIDGQGNFGSRDGDGAAAMRYTEARLTPIAKLLLDEIDQGTVDFMPNYDGVEQEPRQLPARLPFVLLNGASGIAVGLATEIPSHNLREVAAAAVAMIRNPKIAHDELMQHIPGPDFPGGGQIISSEAEISAAYESGRGSLKVRARWKIEELARGQWQLVITELPPNTAAQKVLEEIEEQTNPKIKLGKKALTPEQLQTKQTMLALLDAVRDESGKDAPVRLVFEPKSSRIDQTEFVNSLLAHTSLESNASLNLVMVGGDGRPRQKGLSEILHEWIAFRFATVTRRTRHRLSKVDDRIHILEGRMIVFLNIDEVIRIIRESDEPKAALIAAFGLSDRQAEDILEIRLRQLARLEKIKIEKELSELRDEKAKLEELLGSESAMKRLLIKEIEGDAKQYGDERRTLIQQEKRATFEARVVDEPVTVVVSQKGWVRALKGHGLDVAGFTFKAGDGLYAAFQCRTPDTLVAWGSNGRVYSVAVAMLPGGRGDGVPVTSLIELESGSHLMHYYAASADQALLLASSNGFGFVAKVGDMVSRVKAGKSFMTIDAGAAPLAPMPMLPDATHIACLSSGGRLLVFGLDEMKTLSGGGRGVTLMALEDNETLLQALSINKAGVVLIGTRRGGRIDEEKLSGATLTPHVGKRARKGRAPESKMKLDGMRPVLAA from the coding sequence ATGGACGACGATAACACTCTCGACCTTTTCACCGAGCCGCCGCCCCCGGAAGGCGACTTTCTCACGCTCGGCAATTACGCGGAAGGTGCGTATCTCCAATACGCCGTGAGCGTGGTGAAGGGGCGTGCGCTGCCGGATGTCTGCGACGGGCAGAAACCGGTGCAGCGCCGCATCCTGTATGCGATGAACGAACTGGGTCTAAGCGACAACGCCAAGCCGGTCAAGTCGGCACGCGTGGTGGGCGACGTGATCGGTAAGTATCATCCTCACGGCGATCAGTCTGCATACGACGCCTTGGTGCGCCTCGCGCAGAACTTTGCAATGCGGTACCCGTTGATTGACGGCCAGGGCAACTTCGGTTCGCGCGACGGCGACGGCGCGGCGGCGATGCGATACACCGAAGCGCGTCTTACGCCCATCGCGAAGTTGCTGCTCGACGAAATCGACCAGGGCACGGTCGATTTCATGCCCAACTATGACGGCGTTGAGCAAGAGCCGAGGCAACTGCCCGCGCGCTTGCCGTTCGTGTTGCTGAACGGCGCTTCAGGCATCGCAGTGGGGCTGGCCACGGAGATCCCATCGCACAATCTGCGCGAAGTCGCAGCGGCTGCGGTGGCGATGATCCGCAATCCGAAGATCGCGCACGACGAATTGATGCAGCACATTCCGGGGCCGGACTTCCCGGGCGGCGGCCAGATCATTTCGAGCGAAGCGGAGATTTCCGCCGCGTACGAAAGCGGCCGCGGCAGTCTGAAGGTGCGCGCGCGCTGGAAGATCGAAGAGCTGGCTCGTGGTCAATGGCAACTGGTGATTACCGAACTGCCACCGAATACGGCCGCGCAGAAGGTGCTCGAGGAAATCGAAGAGCAGACCAACCCGAAGATCAAGCTCGGCAAAAAGGCGCTCACGCCCGAACAACTGCAGACCAAGCAGACCATGCTCGCGCTGCTCGACGCCGTGCGCGACGAATCGGGCAAGGATGCGCCGGTGCGCCTCGTGTTCGAGCCGAAATCGAGCCGCATCGATCAGACGGAGTTCGTCAATTCGCTGCTCGCGCATACGAGCCTCGAATCGAACGCGTCGCTGAATCTGGTGATGGTGGGCGGCGACGGCCGGCCGCGCCAGAAGGGCTTGAGCGAAATCCTTCACGAGTGGATCGCGTTCCGCTTTGCGACGGTCACGCGCCGCACGCGTCATCGCTTGAGCAAGGTCGACGACCGGATTCATATCCTCGAAGGCCGGATGATCGTCTTTTTGAATATCGACGAAGTCATCCGCATCATTCGCGAGTCGGACGAACCGAAGGCTGCGTTGATCGCCGCGTTCGGCTTGTCCGATCGCCAGGCCGAAGACATTCTCGAAATCCGCCTGCGTCAGTTGGCGCGGCTCGAGAAGATCAAGATCGAGAAGGAACTGTCCGAACTGCGCGACGAGAAGGCCAAGCTCGAAGAACTGCTCGGCAGCGAGTCCGCGATGAAGCGATTGCTCATCAAGGAAATCGAAGGCGACGCGAAGCAATACGGCGACGAGCGCCGCACGCTGATCCAGCAGGAAAAGCGCGCCACGTTCGAAGCGCGCGTGGTCGACGAGCCGGTTACGGTGGTGGTGTCGCAGAAGGGCTGGGTCCGTGCGCTGAAGGGCCACGGGCTGGATGTGGCCGGCTTCACGTTCAAGGCCGGCGACGGGCTCTACGCAGCGTTCCAGTGCCGCACGCCGGACACGCTGGTCGCGTGGGGCAGCAATGGCCGCGTCTATTCGGTGGCGGTGGCGATGCTGCCGGGCGGACGGGGTGATGGCGTGCCGGTGACGTCGCTGATCGAGCTCGAATCGGGCAGCCACCTGATGCATTACTACGCGGCTTCCGCGGACCAGGCATTGCTGCTCGCATCGAGCAACGGCTTTGGCTTTGTTGCCAAGGTCGGCGATATGGTGAGCCGCGTGAAGGCCGGCAAATCGTTCATGACGATCGACGCGGGCGCCGCGCCGCTCGCACCGATGCCGATGCTGCCGGATGCGACGCACATTGCGTGTCTGTCTTCAGGCGGACGTCTGCTGGTGTTCGGCCTTGACGAAATGAAGACGCTCTCGGGCGGCGGACGCGGCGTCACGCTGATGGCGCTCGAGGACAACGAAACGCTGCTGCAGGCGCTGTCCATCAACAAGGCGGGCGTGGTGCTGATCGGCACGCGTCGCGGCGGCCGTATCGACGAAGAGAAGTTGAGCGGCGCCACGCTCACGCCGCACGTCGGCAAGCGGGCGCGCAAGGGGCGCGCGCCTGAGAGCAAGATGAAGCTCGACGGTATGCGTCCGGTACTCGCTGCGTAA
- a CDS encoding CopD family protein: MNKAVELALFLHLLAVAVWVGGMVFAHFCLRPAIADLSPQLRLPLWESVFSRFFNWVAAAVLVILLTGGFLLTQFGGGHATWPLHAMAGLGIVMMLIFGHIRFAVFPRIRRAVQAQKWPDGAQAVGTIRRLVLVNIVLGVVTIGVAVLSRGF, from the coding sequence ATGAACAAAGCTGTCGAACTCGCGCTGTTTTTGCATCTGCTCGCGGTCGCAGTGTGGGTGGGCGGGATGGTGTTCGCGCATTTCTGTCTGCGTCCGGCCATTGCCGATCTTTCGCCGCAACTGCGCTTGCCATTGTGGGAATCGGTGTTCAGCCGCTTCTTCAACTGGGTCGCCGCAGCCGTGCTGGTGATTCTCCTTACCGGCGGTTTCCTGCTGACGCAATTCGGCGGCGGTCACGCCACATGGCCCTTGCATGCCATGGCCGGCCTCGGCATCGTGATGATGCTGATCTTCGGGCACATTCGCTTTGCCGTGTTCCCGCGCATTCGCCGTGCGGTGCAGGCACAGAAGTGGCCGGACGGCGCGCAAGCGGTCGGCACGATCCGGCGTCTGGTGCTGGTGAATATCGTGCTGGGCGTGGTGACGATCGGCGTGGCGGTGCTGTCGCGCGGGTTCTGA
- a CDS encoding chromate transporter, translating into MQSITNQSAARQGKREPLWTLFRVVFGLSALSWGGLALMAQLENHYVEREGRLSRVAFSDLIALAWMVPGPVGCNVAVQLGHALRGRAGAWVAGVASVLPFFTLMTLFAIFYRTPLVRAAASQTLLNHFSVVLATLIAITWYKQTRALVRGKLEWTAAVLGCVALFYAHSPAAYVLMLSAAFGSGWLASPVRNTRIAVSLDRGDWRLLGALSVLLVLFALPLPHRYELALLWPRLAGAGMTLFGGGFSALPVLKTLFVTPAIGVSDNDFTLAFSLSPLSPGPLLNVVPFFGYLVDGWAGALIATLALFVPSGCLVVLAQRHLHQLKANPRFEHGMRILRAVTTAFLAVAVLRIVGHVPFKPVYLVTALFSGLCFAKLKLPVYAVYGTVAVVCGLWLAYSAMQ; encoded by the coding sequence ATGCAGTCGATCACAAACCAGAGTGCCGCCAGACAAGGAAAACGGGAACCGCTATGGACGTTGTTCCGGGTCGTGTTCGGCCTGTCGGCGCTGTCGTGGGGTGGTCTCGCGCTGATGGCGCAACTTGAAAACCACTACGTGGAACGCGAGGGACGGCTCTCGCGCGTGGCCTTTTCCGATCTGATCGCGCTGGCCTGGATGGTGCCCGGGCCGGTGGGCTGCAATGTCGCCGTGCAACTTGGGCACGCGCTGCGTGGACGCGCCGGCGCCTGGGTGGCGGGCGTCGCAAGCGTATTGCCTTTTTTTACCTTGATGACGCTGTTCGCGATTTTCTATCGCACACCGCTCGTGCGCGCCGCGGCCTCGCAAACTTTGCTCAATCATTTCAGCGTGGTGCTCGCCACGCTGATCGCGATCACCTGGTACAAACAGACGCGCGCGCTGGTGCGCGGCAAGCTCGAATGGACCGCGGCGGTGCTCGGATGTGTGGCGCTCTTCTACGCGCACAGTCCCGCGGCCTATGTGTTGATGCTCAGCGCGGCCTTCGGCTCCGGCTGGCTGGCCAGCCCGGTTCGCAATACACGCATCGCGGTGTCGCTCGACCGCGGCGACTGGCGCTTGCTGGGCGCATTGAGCGTGCTGCTGGTGTTGTTCGCCCTGCCGTTGCCGCATCGCTATGAGCTGGCGCTGCTATGGCCGCGGCTGGCCGGTGCGGGCATGACCTTGTTCGGCGGCGGCTTCTCGGCGTTGCCGGTGCTCAAGACGCTGTTTGTCACGCCGGCGATCGGTGTGTCGGATAACGACTTCACCTTGGCGTTTTCGCTCTCTCCGTTGTCGCCCGGACCGCTGTTGAATGTGGTGCCGTTCTTCGGCTATCTGGTGGATGGCTGGGCAGGTGCGCTGATTGCGACACTCGCGCTATTTGTGCCGTCGGGCTGCCTGGTCGTGCTGGCGCAGCGTCATCTGCATCAGTTGAAGGCCAATCCGCGCTTCGAACACGGCATGCGGATCCTGCGCGCGGTCACCACCGCGTTTCTCGCGGTGGCCGTGCTGCGCATCGTAGGGCATGTGCCGTTCAAACCCGTGTATCTGGTGACGGCGCTATTCTCCGGCCTGTGCTTCGCGAAGCTCAAGTTGCCGGTGTATGCGGTGTACGGGACGGTGGCGGTTGTGTGCGGGCTGTGGCTCGCCTACAGCGCGATGCAGTAG